ACACAATCACCTTTCCAACAGCAACCACTGCTTCAGGCACCCTTCTGACAGCAAGAGAGGAACCTCCACACACAGTAACTGCTGCCTCAGCCACCCTTCCAACAGCAACAGTTGAACCTCCACAAACGGCAACCACCAACACAATCACCTTTCCAACAGCAACCACTGCCTCAGGCACCCTTCTGACAGCAACAGATGAACCTCCACACACAGCAACTGCTGCCTCAGCCACCCTTCCAACAGCAACAGTTGAACCTCCACAAACAGCAACTGTCAAAACAATCACCTTTCCAACAGCAACCACTGCTTCAGGCACCCTTCTGACAGCAACAGTTGAACCTCCACACCCAGCAACTGCTGCCTCAGCCACCCTTCCAACAGCAACAGTTGAACCTCCACAAACGGCAACCACCAACACAATCACCTTTCCAACAGCAACCACTGCCTCAGGCACCCTTCTGACAGCAACAGTTGAACCTCCACAAACGGCAACCACCAACACAATCACCTTTCCAACAGCAACCACTGCCTCAGGCACCCTTCTGACAGCAACAGATGAACCTCCACACACAGCAACTGCTGCCTCAGCCACCCTTCCAACAGCAACAGTTGAACCTCCACAAACAGCAACTGCCAAAACAATCACCTTTCCAACAGCAACCACTGCTTCAGGCACCCTTCTGACAGCAACAGTTGAACCTCCACACCCAGCAACTGCTGCCTCAGCCACCCTTCCAACAGCAACAGTTGAACCTCCACAAACGGCAACCACCAACACAATCACCTTTCCAACAGCAACCACTGCCTCAGGCACCCTTCTGACAGCAACAGTTGAACCTCCACAAACAGCAATCACCAACACAATCACCTTTCCAACAGCAACCACTGCCTCAGGCACCCTTCTGACAGCAACAGATGAACCTCCACACACAGCAACTGTTGCCTCAGCCACCCTTCCAACAGCAACAGTTGAACCTCCACAAACAGCAAACACCAACACAATCACCTTTCCAACAGCAACCACTGCCTCAGGCACCCTTCTGACAGCAACAGCTGAACCTCCACACACAGCAACTGCTGCCTCAGCCACCCTTCCAACAGCAACAGTTGAACCTCCACAAACAGCAAACACCAACACAATCACCTTTCCAACAGCAACCACTGCCTCAGGCACCCTTCTGACAGCAACAGCTGAACCTCCACACACAGCAACTGCTGCCTCAGCCACCCTTCCAACAGCAACAGTTGAACCTCCACAAACAGCAAACACCAACACAATCACCTTTCCAACAGCAACCACTGCCTCAGGCACCCTTCTGACAGCAACAGTTGAACCTCCACACACAGCAACTGCTGCCTCAGCCACCCTTCCAACAGCAACAGTTGAACCTCCACACACAGCAACTGCTGCCTCAGCCACCCTTCCAACAACAACAGTTGAACCTCCACAAACAGCAAACACCAACACAATCACCTTTCCAACAGCAACCACTGCCTCAGGCACCCTTCTGACAGCAACAGCTGAACTGCCACAAGCAATTGGCACAACATCCACCATTCTGACAACAGTTGAACCACTACAAAAAACAACCACTACCACAACTAGCTCaccaacaacaaccaccacaaccACTTCAACAACCAGCATAACCACTTCTCCAACAACAACTCCTACAACCACTTCTCCAATAACCACAACTACAGCTCAGCTGCTTACAACACCTGCAGCTCAACTGACGTCAACTTCACCACCAAGAAGTAATGCTTATCTTGTCTATTACCTAGAACCATTCAATTAATCATGTCCTCTGTTTCAACCCTTTTTAAACTGTGCATTTGTGTCTTATGTAATTTGATGTCTATGTGCTTTGACTCTCTAGATTTTACTCCAGTTACAGCAGCAGTAGTTAAGATGAGATCAGTCACTGAACTGAGCAATGATGCAATCATTACCTTCATAGAAGAGGTaaggtcatgtttttttttttaatgcacctTCTTAGATACTGCAATTATacactcaccaagcactttattagggaCAATACTCTAATAACATTAATACTAGGTAGGATGTCCTTTTactctcaaaacagcctcaattctttgtggcatggattccacaagatgttggaaacattctttTGTGGTTCACATTGACATGGTTGTGTCATGTAATTCCTGCAGACtgttctattggattcagatctggtggttgggaaggccactgaagaTCAATGAATTCATTGTCATTTTAACGAAACCAGTTTGACatgacttttgctttgtgacatggtgcattatcataGCCGAAGTAACCATTAGAGGATGCTAAATTGTTGCCATTAAGGGACACACAGGGTCAGCAATGATGCTCAATCAGGTGTGGAATTTTAGCAATGATTATTAATGGGACAatgtgtgccaagaaaatattgcccacaccattacaccacctccaccagcctgaaccTTTGACACAGGCAGATGGATCCATGGACTCTGATCCTACCATCTGTGTAGCTCTAGGTGGCATGATGAGGGCATCAATGAGCCAGTGCTCTTCTTAGGACCAGGCAGAGCCTTGAGGGCAGGCAACGATGAGCCAGTGCTCTCCATAGCACTGAGCAGAGACTTGGAACCTTGTCTCACTGGCATTCTCTGGAGATCACATACTTTCCGGAGCCCTAGATAGCGCTGAGGGTCCCTCCTCTGCCATCTGGGACACAATGGGGGTCCCCATTGACTAGGTACCACAACAGTACCATGAAGGCCACTTTAGCCTCCTCAGACCGCATTGACTCATTAAAGTGGGCTCCTCATAGAAAAAGCTGGGGTGTGCTGATGGTGTGGAGAGGCTGGTTGGTGGTCAGGGGTTTGAAGACTCTTACTGCAGCCTTGATCTGTGAAGTCTTTTGTAACCTTAGAGGCATGTAGGCCTTTCTTTGCGTCCAATTCTCACAGTTCAAGAGGCAAGGGTCAAAACATAGGCAAGCATCATAAAAGGCAGatccacattaaaaaaaaacaaatctgagtGGGCGGAGCCATGGAGTGTCCAAGTATAGTCTTCCCAGATGGAAGCGACAACATGACAGATATGAGCcttacctgaagctgctggcctACATCTGCATGATTATATGCACTAACCTTCTGccatatgattggctgattagataattgCATGAACGAGCAGATGTTCAGGAGTTCCTAGTAAAGCACTAAGTGAGTGTATAATTATATGAAGAAACATTATATCAGTAGTCTTACAGGGAAAATACCAAATTATATAATGGCATATAACTGCTTATCACCTGGTTATGAATTCCCTCGAAAGCCActgtattttttccattttgaccTGTGAACATTTACCTGCACATAAAATGGATTAATAGCTActcttttcatttcagtttgcCAGACAGATTCAGGCCCGGGTTAATGAAACCATTAAGATGACTGTGAAGAAGATAACGAGAGTGACACCCTGAGGGTCTCTTGTGGCTCGTCTGCATGTATAACTGAGAAAAGCTTGAATAATTACTAATAAGGTATCACAGTTGCTCTGCAGAAGGGACTTTTGGGGTCGTcagcccattgttctgagaacaccagcagcttctttgtttgatgtgtccgtctccttttctcagtgaggttcttcttgatcagctgcacgtcctttcagacccacagcgctgagtggtcttctcacagtggaaggatggacagaaacacctgtggatgttttcagatctgaagcagctgatgttctcctctctctcagagatcaaagctttcagtgctgtttatctaatgggggcagttttggtgtcgaccaggtcttccaattttggaaactcctgatttctcttttatttatttattcattttactttcCTTAAGCAAATGAATTATCTTATATCATATCTCCTCAGAAGAATCTTCTTTTGTCCCATTAAAAACTCTTTGAATGGGAACAGAATGTCAGTGTCTTGTTCGAGAGCAGCTTTTGCTGGGTGGACACAGCTGGTGTTAAGATTGGAAGGAAGTAAGAgtgcaggatatgggccctttaaagagtggacaaattaaatagtAATAGATTTGACATTATATTTATTGTGTTGGaggtttttttgtattttctgttaaatatattttcttcttttttataaCATTCAAAGGGTCTCTGACCTTACACTGTctctggggtggaaccctcagggctccatctcagtccctttagtcagggaacataactgaaccataatccactgaaatgatctgttctaagctggactgactccacacaccccgcctcgcctcgcctccaggcttttactctactgctctgttttaaaacattcggttatgaaaaggaacaaataccaacttttcacctggagaacctgatttaagctccacaatcagaccttaaacccactttagaacctttgagggaacatctacactgtttgcaccttgatgaagaaaaatgcacctgaacagaaccttcatttctaaaaGTGCAGTGATAAGTCAGGAGATGGCGCTGTTACCATTTATGTAGGTATTTACCTCCATTGAATACCCACTATTACATACAAGCACCTATTTCAGAATAAAcactatgtgtatatatatatatatatatatatatatatatatatatatatatatatatatatatatatatatatatatatatatatgaacttaTACATTTTATACGTTTTATGTATCTAATTTATCTAATAGAAAGTATTTTTGCAGTACTTTTATGCTTTATGCAGCTTTAATCTGCTTCACCTAATATCAGTACAGCAGAAAGAGCATTACTTGACATTAATTTCTCAATATAAGAAATAAAATCTTATTCATACTCCAAAGGACACCTCAGTGAAAATCATTGCATACTTAAAAATAGGAGGAAACCAGATCAGAATAAACCGTTGTGTGTTTAAAGGTCAAGGGTAGGTTTGTTCAGGCTGCAGTCAGTTTATCATTAGCTTAGTGCTCTTCTGCACTTATATTAGGAGTGATAAGCACAGGCTTGTTAAAGGACAGACTCCAAACGATAATGAGACTCCAGACACTAATCGATATCATTTCAACTTTTTAGAAGTCAattttatacaaaataatactaaatataaaaaaaaaagagtacaTTCATCAAAGAAAATTTcatttaatacaataaaatgtgcaCTTTTATTGCTTCATGaacatttaacacatttaagtgcactttatttttaatgctcaACTCAGATTTTCAGCAGCTAGACTTTGACTTAACAAAACGATGACAAATCAATACATTTGTTGATTCTTAACTTTTTTTAGTACACCTTTTTTTTATACTTAACTAGCTGGAATTCCACTTTTAACATATAAAAGCCCTGCTAAAAAGGACTATTAGAAACCATTAGATTAATTAGATTAATTAGATTAAAACCTcgtggttttgctttctaatggaaATTGGCTTAATGGCACTCTTatcctcattcatttaacttcttttatatctattgttttaatcatgtttcttatttttattctaatttattatctccttcttttaaatttgattaacttcttttaaatctattgttttaattatgttttttaaattttttaatttacataaattttattttatttacattaattacatttttctgtgttttttcatttgtaaagcactttgaatgaccgttgtgtatgaaaggtgctatataaataaacttgccttgccttgccttgcctaaTGGTTTTCAACTAGAAATCCATTAGAATCCATTTGGAAACCATCagatgcatttagaatcagccattggtgccctgttaaaccattaggatctTTAACATTGTGATCCCAACCCATCAAAAAGCCAAAAACACGTTAGAAAACCATccggaaccaacagaaacacttaatgGTTGCTATGGGGTTTAGAGCAGGGAGGCCTTCCATGTGAGAATACGTGTAGCCAATAGAGCATTCGCGTATTTCTTCTGCTTTATGGCTTTTAAGTACATTTTAGTACAAGTACTCTAATATTTGAGTAGATTTTATTGCGCCTGTCTGACGTTTAACCGAGTAATAACTAAGTATTCGGTCTGTAGTGGCGAATTTGTGCATTTCTTATCCCACCGCATATAAGGCACTATTTGACACCCGTTTACGGGAAGGTCCCGCCCTCTGtgcgctctgattggccagAGCTGCTTAAACAAGCAGCAATCGTATTGGTGAGCTGCTCGGGAGTATCTTCCGATAGCCAATCAGAGCGTACGAAGGGGCGTGGCTACTCCCAGCTAATCGTGAGTCAGGCTGGATTAGTGCCTGCGAGGTTCATCGAGTGAAAACCACAATTTGTGGGCTTTGGAAAGGAGGACGGCGGCCCGGGATGAGCCATGGCCTCGGATCTGCAGCAGAACAGGGTCCCACCTCCCGCGGAGGAGGAATTCCATCAAATCCTGAAGCAGATCGGTGGGAAGGGGAATGTTTACTTGGTGGGCGACGTGGACAGACAGGATGGTGAATGTAAGTGCGGCTTGATGCAGGAGTTTGTTGCGGAGGTGTTGGCGGAGGTGGACGGCATGAGTGGAAACATCAGCAGAAACGGGGGGCTCGGGTCAGACTGCTGCTCAGGGTCAAAAGGTCAAAGCAAGCCAGAGGTGGGTGCCAGAATGCGGGCTACATCTGATAAAGGAAGGGCCATGCACTGTGCCGTGGTCGTGTTCATGTTCAGGCATGCTTATGTCCGTGATAAAGCCAACCATGTGAGTGTGAGGGAGGTGCTGAAGGATGTTAGGACCAGGACAGAAGGTCATGGAGTGCGGCCTGCCCTGCTTGGGCTGGTTCATGACCACTGTGAAAGCGCAGAAACCGGGGAATCAGTGGAGCTTCTGGAGCAGATGCTgaggtcagtgttctttaaacaTCCACACGACTCCATCTGGGCTGGACACTTCGTTCCTAAAGCGCCGGACGGAGTGCAGGACATCAGGAGGCACATCTGCAAAGCTGTGCTTTCCGCCCAGGCTGCCCAGTCCACAGGTGAAGTGGGTTAtacttttgtgttttagtttgtgacCATCTTACAAATAGATTTTAGTCTCAATGAGACTGACATGGGGATATTTCACAAAGCGGGATCTCTCTGAAAGCTGGATTGTCCTTTTAGACCTAAAGGGGTATtacaccagtttttcaaaatccTAATTTAGATTCGAGAGAGAGCTTGAACaggggtggtgatgggaaccgggcgtcgccatgactacaacacagacatagacactttatttacca
This Pygocentrus nattereri isolate fPygNat1 chromosome 15, fPygNat1.pri, whole genome shotgun sequence DNA region includes the following protein-coding sequences:
- the LOC108430211 gene encoding mucin-5AC, translating into MLRFLLLLGCLVTLKGQSADAEGEFDHKQILTSPTWKTRRRNASDRDQQAMRHPDSAEKPADPCAKVPSITTSTSSKYTQMPSAELPQRATSVTTTLPTAATKPQHITAASGTLSKAASKPRHTTAASATISKAASKPRHSTAASATISKAASKPRHTTAASGTLSKAASKPRHTTAASATISKAASKPRHTTSASATISKATSKPRHSTTASATISKAASKPRHTTTASATISKAASKPQHTTAASGALSTAPTRPTQLATSASGTLPTATVEPPQTATAASATLPTATVEPPQTANTNTITFPTATTASATLPTATVEPPHTATAASATLPTATVEPPQTATAASATLPTATVEPPQTAITNTITFPTATTASGTLLTAREEPPHTVTAASATLPTATVEPPQTATTNTITFPTATTASGTLLTARDEPPHTATAASATLPTATVEPPQTATTNTITFPTATTASGTLLTARDEPPHTATVASATLPTATAEPPQTATAKTITFPTATTASGTLLTATVEPPQTATAASATLPTATVEPPQTATTNTITFPTATTASGTLLTAREEPPHTATVAQTATTNTITFPTATTASATLPTATVEPPHTATAASATLPTATVEPPQTAITNTITFPTATTASGTLLTAREEPPHTVTAASATLPTATVEPPQTATTNTITFPTATTASGTLLTATDEPPHTATAASATLPTATVEPPQTATVKTITFPTATTASGTLLTATVEPPHPATAASATLPTATVEPPQTATTNTITFPTATTASGTLLTATVEPPQTATTNTITFPTATTASGTLLTATDEPPHTATAASATLPTATVEPPQTATAKTITFPTATTASGTLLTATVEPPHPATAASATLPTATVEPPQTATTNTITFPTATTASGTLLTATVEPPQTAITNTITFPTATTASGTLLTATDEPPHTATVASATLPTATVEPPQTANTNTITFPTATTASGTLLTATAEPPHTATAASATLPTATVEPPQTANTNTITFPTATTASGTLLTATAEPPHTATAASATLPTATVEPPQTANTNTITFPTATTASGTLLTATVEPPHTATAASATLPTATVEPPHTATAASATLPTTTVEPPQTANTNTITFPTATTASGTLLTATAELPQAIGTTSTILTTVEPLQKTTTTTTSSPTTTTTTTSTTSITTSPTTTPTTTSPITTTTAQLLTTPAAQLTSTSPPRNFTPVTAAVVKMRSVTELSNDAIITFIEEFARQIQARVNETIKMTVKKITRVTP
- the LOC108430210 gene encoding uncharacterized protein LOC108430210 isoform X2 → MASDLQQNRVPPPAEEEFHQILKQIGGKGNVYLVGDVDRQDGECKCGLMQEFVAEVLAEVDGMSGNISRNGGLGSDCCSGSKGQSKPEVGARMRATSDKGRAMHCAVVVFMFRHAYVRDKANHVSVREVLKDVRTRTEGHGVRPALLGLVHDHCESAETGESVELLEQMLRSVFFKHPHDSIWAGHFVPKAPDGVQDIRRHICKAVLSAQAAQSTDTSPGRKGHFFWRQCFRRGRRDRHDTASDDQVQKGSAEKKEEEIPLQTRAEPRL
- the LOC108430210 gene encoding uncharacterized protein LOC108430210 isoform X1; translation: MASDLQQNRVPPPAEEEFHQILKQIGGKGNVYLVGDVDRQDGECKCGLMQEFVAEVLAEVDGMSGNISRNGGLGSDCCSGSKGQSKPEVGARMRATSDKGRAMHCAVVVFMFRHAYVRDKANHVSVREVLKDVRTRTEGHGVRPALLGLVHDHCESAETGESVELLEQMLRSVFFKHPHDSIWAGHFVPKAPDGVQDIRRHICKAVLSAQAAQSTDTSPGRKGHFFWRQCFRRGRRDRHDTASDDQVQKVGSAEKKEEEIPLQTRAEPRL